Proteins encoded within one genomic window of Macrotis lagotis isolate mMagLag1 chromosome 3, bilby.v1.9.chrom.fasta, whole genome shotgun sequence:
- the LOC141519059 gene encoding olfactory receptor 4C11-like has translation MKIQTNVTEFVLLGLTQDPKMRKIVFAIFFVFYLATILGNILIAVTIKTSPALGSPMYYFLSYLSFADACFSTTTAPRLIRDSVSRNQTISFNDCMTQVFAAHFFGCMEIFLLILMAYDRYVAICKPLRYSTIISRRVCGILVCLAWVGSCIHSTAQIFLALSLPFFGPNWIDHYFCDLQPLLRLACTDTYVVNLLIISNSGVICMVSFALLIISYIVILYSLRNHSSEGKRKALSTCCSHIIVVIIFFVPCIFIYTRPPTTFPVDKLVSVFYTIGTPLLNPLIYTLRNKDVQDAMKKLWRRFIGS, from the coding sequence ATGAAAATACAGACCAATGTGACCGAATTTGTTCTCCTTGGACTGACGCAGGATCCAAAAATGCGGAAAATagtatttgctattttctttgttttctaccTTGCAACTATTTTGGGAAACATACTTATTGCTGTGACCATCAAGACCAGTCCTGCGCTTGGATCCCCTATGTACTACTTCCTTTCCTATTTGTCCTTTGCAGATGCCTGCTTTTCTACTACGACCGCCCCCAGACTCATCAGAGACAGTGTTTCCAGGAATCAGACCATCTCTTTCAATGATTGTATGACTCAAGTATTTGCAGCCCATTTTTTTGGCTGCATGGAGATTTTCCTCCTCATCCTCATGGCCTATGACCGTTATGTGGCCATCTGTAAACCACTGCGCTATTCTACTATTATAAGTCGCAGGGTCTGTGGCATATTGGTATGCTTGGCCTGGGTGGGTTCATGTATCCACTCCACTGCCCAAATCTTTCTTGCCTTAAGTTTGCCCTTTTTTGGTCCCAATTGGATTGACCATTATTTCTGTGACTTGCAACCGCTGTTGAGACTAGCCTGCACAGACACATATGTGGTAAATCTCCTCATTATCTCTAATAGTGGAGTTATATGTATGGTGAGCTTTGCATTACTGATCATATCCTACATTGTTATCCTGTACTCCCTGAGAAATCACAGCTCAGAAGGGAAGCGTAAAGCCTTATCTACCTGTTGTTCCCATATCATTGTGGTCATTATCTTTTTTGTACCCTGCATATTCATATACACTCGACCCCCAACCACATTCCCTGTGGACAAGTTGGTGTCTGTATTTTACACAATTGGCACCCCCTTACTCAACCCTTTAATATATACTCTGAGGAACAAGGATGTACAAGATGCCATGAAGAAGTTATGGAGGAGATTCATAGGATCTTAG